A window from Variovorax sp. PBL-E5 encodes these proteins:
- a CDS encoding glycosyltransferase produces MGHHGELVSLDNPDAAFVADFPGKVTALGPSVAGYGYNSRLVPWLKAHAGDYDAVIVNGLWQYIGFGAWRALHDSPTPYFVYSHGMLDPWFKRRYPLKHLKKWLYWPWAEYRVLRDAAAVLFTCEEERLLARESFWLYRCREAVSSYGTSAPPQNAQALSETFLSAFPDLRQKRLLLFLGRIHEKKGCDLLIEAFARVAAAAPEVQLVMAGPGEEGLTRQLQSRAAALGLSSRIAWTGMLAGDLKWGAFYASEVFCLPSHQENFGIAVAEALACSRPVLISNKVNIWREIEEDSAGFVETDTLDGTTSLLQRWLASTPAELAAMRMAALRCFDHRFQMEHVAEKLVRIIREHSPLSS; encoded by the coding sequence ATGGGGCACCACGGCGAGTTGGTGAGCCTGGACAATCCGGACGCCGCATTCGTCGCCGACTTTCCGGGCAAGGTGACCGCGCTGGGGCCTTCGGTCGCCGGCTACGGCTACAACTCGCGCCTGGTCCCGTGGCTCAAGGCGCATGCGGGCGACTACGATGCCGTCATCGTCAACGGTCTGTGGCAGTACATCGGATTCGGCGCCTGGCGTGCGCTGCACGATTCGCCCACTCCCTACTTCGTCTACAGCCACGGCATGCTCGATCCGTGGTTCAAGCGCCGCTACCCGCTCAAGCACCTGAAGAAGTGGCTTTACTGGCCCTGGGCCGAGTACCGCGTGCTGCGCGACGCGGCCGCCGTGCTCTTCACCTGCGAGGAAGAGCGGCTGCTGGCCCGCGAATCGTTCTGGCTGTATCGCTGCCGCGAGGCGGTCAGTTCGTATGGCACCTCCGCACCACCGCAGAACGCACAAGCCCTGTCCGAGACTTTCCTCTCTGCGTTTCCCGACCTGAGGCAAAAACGCCTGCTCCTCTTTCTCGGCCGCATCCATGAAAAGAAGGGCTGCGACCTGCTGATCGAAGCCTTCGCACGCGTGGCTGCGGCGGCACCGGAGGTCCAGCTCGTGATGGCCGGGCCGGGCGAAGAAGGCCTGACCCGCCAATTGCAGAGCCGAGCAGCCGCACTGGGCCTTTCTTCGCGCATTGCCTGGACCGGCATGCTGGCGGGCGATCTCAAGTGGGGGGCTTTCTACGCCTCGGAGGTGTTCTGCCTGCCGTCGCACCAGGAAAACTTCGGCATCGCCGTCGCCGAAGCCCTGGCCTGCAGCCGGCCGGTCCTGATCAGCAACAAGGTCAACATCTGGCGCGAGATCGAAGAAGATAGCGCAGGCTTCGTCGAGACCGATACGCTGGATGGCACGACGTCGCTGCTGCAACGCTGGCTGGCCTCCACGCCGGCCGAACTCGCAGCGATGCGCATGGCCGCATTGCGTTGCTTCGATCATCGATTCCAGATGGAGCACGTGGCGGAAAAGCTGGTCCGGATCATTCGCGAGCACTCGCCGCTAAGCTCGTGA
- a CDS encoding polysaccharide biosynthesis tyrosine autokinase, protein MNSSLTPKTTPPLSSAEEEDSLDFGHYVDVLLANKWLIAIITLVVFAIGIVYAFLERPIYESNMVIQVEDPDTGSKSILSQAGGLADVKTPASAEIEIIRSRRIVGEAVDASKLYIAASPRYVPYIGGWMARRATGLSDPGFMGFGGYVSGLERITVADFDVPVSLEGRLFTVTARAGGQYSLEYPGLQAITGTVGTPLKANTASGPIELLITELAGKPGAQFNVVRNPKLPTIIGLQSSLNLAERVKASGIINVSLQDGDPYKLVRVLNAVGDQYVKQNVERKSAEAQKTLAFLDVQLPQFKKQMEASEEIYNRYRNQKGTVAFNEEAALILGQAVDRQTKLLEAQQRRTELEARFTANHPSVQTLDTQIATLKTDIANIQTRIKGLPAIQQEAVRMERDVKVNTDLYSSLLNNAMQLRLVKEGKVGNVRVLDEAILPEAPIKPQRSVIISAALALGLLLGIIVAFVRNSFIEQRIRDPHEVEADSGLPVFSTIPLSSAQTAIAKRRLSGATGVRLLAIENPDDSAVESLRSLRTAMQFAMLESPNNRVMISGPTPGVGKSFVTANFAALMAAAGRRTLLIDADLRRGHTHQYFGLQRHGGLSELIAGSLTVQQTVHRQVVPNLDFLATGQLPPNPAELLVSDSFKTTLERLSEQYDLVVIDTPPILVAADSSTVAAHAGTVLLVARVDHSTMGELKESTRRLAMSGKAATGVLLNAMNVGRRAYAAYKYGRYRYTNYNYESILPEEQ, encoded by the coding sequence ATGAATTCCTCTCTCACTCCCAAAACGACCCCTCCCCTTTCGAGCGCGGAGGAGGAGGACAGCCTCGACTTCGGGCACTACGTCGATGTCCTGCTCGCGAACAAGTGGCTGATCGCCATCATCACGCTGGTGGTGTTCGCGATCGGCATCGTGTATGCGTTCCTCGAACGGCCGATCTACGAATCCAACATGGTGATCCAGGTCGAGGATCCGGACACCGGCTCCAAGAGCATCCTGAGCCAGGCCGGTGGATTGGCCGACGTCAAGACGCCGGCCAGTGCGGAAATCGAGATCATCCGTTCGCGCAGGATCGTCGGCGAGGCCGTGGATGCCAGCAAGCTCTACATCGCGGCCAGTCCGCGTTACGTTCCCTATATCGGCGGCTGGATGGCGCGGCGCGCGACCGGCCTGTCCGATCCGGGATTCATGGGCTTCGGTGGCTATGTGTCGGGGCTCGAGCGCATCACCGTGGCGGATTTCGACGTGCCGGTTTCGCTGGAAGGCCGGCTTTTCACGGTGACGGCCAGGGCCGGCGGACAGTATTCGCTCGAATACCCGGGCCTGCAGGCGATCACGGGCACCGTGGGAACGCCGCTGAAGGCGAACACCGCGAGCGGGCCGATCGAGTTGCTGATCACCGAACTGGCCGGCAAGCCGGGTGCCCAGTTCAATGTGGTGCGCAATCCCAAGCTGCCGACGATCATCGGGCTGCAGTCGAGCCTCAATCTGGCCGAGCGCGTGAAGGCCTCCGGCATCATCAACGTTTCCCTGCAGGATGGCGACCCCTACAAGCTGGTGCGCGTGCTGAATGCGGTGGGTGACCAGTACGTCAAGCAGAACGTCGAGCGCAAATCTGCTGAAGCGCAGAAGACCCTGGCGTTCCTCGATGTCCAACTGCCTCAGTTCAAGAAGCAGATGGAAGCGTCCGAGGAGATCTACAACCGCTATCGCAACCAGAAGGGGACGGTTGCTTTCAACGAGGAAGCGGCGTTGATTCTTGGCCAGGCCGTGGATCGCCAGACGAAGCTGCTCGAAGCGCAGCAGCGCAGGACCGAACTCGAGGCCCGATTCACTGCCAACCATCCGAGCGTCCAGACCCTCGACACCCAGATCGCGACGCTGAAGACCGATATCGCCAACATCCAGACGCGCATCAAGGGCCTGCCCGCGATCCAGCAGGAGGCGGTGCGCATGGAGCGCGACGTGAAGGTGAATACGGATCTGTATTCGTCGCTGCTCAACAATGCGATGCAACTGCGGCTGGTGAAGGAAGGCAAAGTTGGCAACGTTCGTGTACTGGACGAGGCGATCCTGCCCGAGGCCCCGATCAAGCCGCAGCGCTCGGTCATCATCTCGGCCGCGCTGGCGCTGGGTCTGCTGCTGGGCATCATCGTCGCGTTCGTCAGGAATTCGTTCATCGAGCAGCGCATCCGCGACCCGCACGAGGTCGAGGCCGACAGCGGCCTGCCGGTCTTCTCGACCATTCCGCTCAGTTCCGCGCAGACGGCCATCGCCAAGCGGCGCCTGAGCGGCGCGACCGGCGTGCGCCTGCTGGCGATCGAGAATCCGGACGACAGTGCCGTGGAAAGCCTGCGCAGCCTGCGTACTGCGATGCAGTTCGCGATGCTGGAGTCGCCCAACAACCGCGTGATGATCTCGGGCCCGACACCCGGCGTCGGCAAGAGCTTCGTGACTGCGAACTTCGCCGCGCTGATGGCGGCTGCCGGACGGCGCACGCTGCTGATCGACGCCGACCTGCGGCGTGGGCATACGCACCAGTACTTCGGCCTGCAGCGCCATGGCGGCCTGTCGGAATTGATCGCGGGCAGCCTGACGGTGCAGCAGACGGTGCATCGCCAGGTGGTTCCCAATCTCGACTTCCTGGCCACGGGCCAACTGCCTCCCAACCCGGCGGAACTGCTGGTGTCCGATTCGTTCAAGACCACGCTGGAGCGTCTGTCGGAGCAATACGACCTGGTCGTCATCGACACGCCGCCGATCCTGGTAGCGGCCGATTCGTCGACCGTGGCGGCGCACGCGGGCACGGTGCTACTGGTCGCGCGGGTCGATCATTCCACCATGGGTGAACTCAAGGAAAGCACGCGCCGGCTGGCCATGAGCGGCAAGGCGGCGACGGGTGTGCTGCTCAACGCCATGAACGTCGGACGTCGCGCCTACGCTGCCTACAAGTACGGCCGCTATCGCTACACCAACTACAACTACGAGAGCATCCTGCCCGAAGAGCAGTGA
- a CDS encoding glycosyltransferase WbuB: protein MKLLVYGINFAPELTGIGKYTGEMVAWLAAQGHDVRVVTAPPYYPDWAVWPGYSASRYTTENWRGAKVLRTPLWVPRKVSGAKRLLHLASFALTSVPALLAQWRWKPDVVWVTEPPMFCTPAALIFARLRSAKAWLHIQDYEVDAAFDLGLLKGAWLRARVASMERSLMRRFDRISTISQRMIERARSKGTDDARLVFLPNWADVSAIQPLGADSPYRAELGIRSDAVVALYSGNMGAKQGLELLAEMALRLKDQPGLEFVFCGNGAGRAELMKRCEALTNVRFLDLQPVERLGDLLGLADIHLLPQRADAADLVMPSKLTGMLSSGRPVVAGARPETELGQVAAECGIAVAPDDAQAFADAVVSLASNAERRRELGVRARAYAEQRFDRNAVLAQFERDLEACLAGNSRR, encoded by the coding sequence ATGAAACTGCTCGTCTACGGCATCAACTTCGCACCAGAGCTCACCGGCATCGGCAAATACACCGGCGAGATGGTGGCATGGCTGGCAGCGCAGGGGCACGACGTGCGCGTCGTGACGGCGCCGCCCTACTACCCTGACTGGGCGGTCTGGCCCGGCTACAGCGCCTCTCGCTACACCACGGAGAACTGGCGCGGAGCCAAAGTGTTGCGCACGCCGCTGTGGGTTCCGCGCAAGGTGAGCGGCGCGAAGCGCCTGCTCCATCTGGCGAGCTTCGCACTGACCAGCGTGCCCGCACTGCTCGCGCAATGGCGCTGGAAGCCGGACGTGGTGTGGGTCACGGAACCGCCGATGTTCTGCACGCCGGCCGCACTGATCTTCGCGCGGCTGCGCTCGGCCAAGGCATGGCTGCACATCCAGGACTACGAAGTGGATGCCGCCTTCGACCTCGGGCTGCTCAAGGGCGCATGGCTGCGCGCACGGGTGGCCTCGATGGAACGCAGCCTGATGCGCCGCTTCGACCGGATTTCCACCATCTCCCAGCGCATGATCGAGCGCGCACGCAGCAAGGGCACCGACGACGCGCGACTGGTGTTCCTTCCCAACTGGGCCGACGTCTCGGCCATCCAGCCGCTCGGCGCCGACAGTCCATACCGCGCCGAACTGGGCATTCGTTCCGATGCGGTGGTGGCGCTCTACTCGGGCAACATGGGCGCCAAGCAGGGCCTGGAACTGTTGGCCGAGATGGCACTGAGGCTGAAGGACCAGCCCGGCCTGGAGTTCGTGTTCTGCGGCAACGGAGCAGGCCGTGCGGAGCTCATGAAGCGCTGCGAAGCGCTGACCAACGTCCGCTTCCTCGATCTTCAACCGGTCGAACGGCTGGGCGATCTGCTTGGACTGGCGGACATCCACCTGCTGCCGCAGCGCGCGGATGCCGCGGACCTGGTGATGCCCTCCAAGCTCACCGGCATGCTGAGCAGCGGCAGGCCCGTGGTGGCCGGTGCGCGCCCCGAAACCGAACTCGGCCAGGTCGCCGCCGAATGCGGCATCGCCGTGGCACCGGACGACGCACAGGCCTTTGCCGATGCCGTCGTCTCGCTGGCCTCGAACGCCGAACGGCGGCGCGAGCTCGGCGTCCGCGCGCGCGCCTATGCGGAGCAGCGTTTCGATCGCAACGCGGTGCTGGCCCAGTTCGAGCGCGACCTGGAAGCCTGCCTGGCCGGCAACTCGCGACGCTGA
- the fcl gene encoding GDP-L-fucose synthase has product MSEFQKRIFVAGHRGMVGSAIVRCLEARGYTNILSRSRSELDLTDQAHVRSFFAEERPQEVYVAAAKVGGIHANNAYPAEFIYSNLMVEANLIHEAWRTGVEKLLFLGSSCIYPRLAAQPMAEDALLTGKLEPTNEPYAVAKIAGIKLCESYNRQYGTDFRSVMPTNLYGPGDNYHPENSHVLPAMIRRFHEAKLADAPSVVIWGTGSPKREFLYVDDMASACVHVMDLPRETYTAHTEVTMSHINVGTGEDLSIADLAHLVSDVVGYRGTIRCDASKPDGAPRKLLDISRIRKLGWQPSTSLRAGIERAYEDYCNEVLVA; this is encoded by the coding sequence ATGAGCGAGTTTCAGAAGCGAATTTTCGTTGCAGGGCATCGCGGCATGGTGGGCAGTGCCATCGTGCGCTGCCTCGAAGCCCGGGGCTACACCAACATCCTCAGCCGAAGCCGCTCCGAACTCGATCTGACCGACCAGGCGCACGTCCGGTCTTTCTTCGCCGAAGAAAGACCGCAAGAGGTCTACGTCGCCGCGGCGAAGGTCGGCGGCATTCATGCCAACAACGCCTATCCGGCAGAGTTCATCTACTCGAATCTGATGGTAGAAGCGAACCTGATCCACGAAGCCTGGCGCACAGGCGTGGAGAAGCTCCTGTTCCTCGGCTCGAGCTGCATCTATCCGCGGCTTGCGGCGCAGCCCATGGCCGAGGATGCGTTGCTCACCGGCAAGCTGGAGCCGACCAACGAGCCCTATGCCGTCGCGAAGATCGCAGGGATCAAGCTCTGCGAGAGCTACAACCGCCAGTACGGGACCGATTTCCGCAGCGTGATGCCAACCAACCTCTATGGCCCGGGCGACAATTACCACCCCGAAAACAGCCATGTGTTGCCTGCCATGATCCGGCGTTTCCACGAAGCCAAGCTGGCCGATGCGCCCTCCGTCGTCATCTGGGGCACGGGATCACCGAAGCGGGAGTTTCTCTACGTCGACGACATGGCAAGCGCATGTGTCCACGTCATGGACCTTCCCCGGGAAACCTATACGGCCCACACCGAGGTCACCATGAGCCACATCAATGTCGGCACAGGCGAAGACCTGTCGATCGCAGATCTCGCGCACCTGGTGAGCGACGTGGTGGGTTATCGTGGCACCATCCGCTGCGATGCCAGCAAGCCGGACGGGGCGCCGCGAAAGCTGCTCGACATCTCCCGGATTCGCAAGCTCGGATGGCAGCCCAGCACGTCGCTGCGCGCAGGCATCGAGCGTGCGTATGAAGACTATTGCAACGAAGTGCTCGTGGCCTGA
- a CDS encoding sugar transferase, with translation MFRSDSTAHGHVVRRFTPDGGGSSTPPLHVQPRRLSYLERTTKRAMDIVGALIFFAVFGPLYLLVALGVRISMGRPVHFWQNRLGERGQRFRFYKFRSMVHNSEHVLDEFLSRNDMARTEWDTFQKLEKDPRITPIGQFIRKLSLDELPQFWNVLKGDMSIVGPRPCMERQRSLYGKGWEHYCAMRPGITGLWQVSGRNRLSYARRVELDVEYVNNWSLWLDIKILFKTVRAVITGEGSR, from the coding sequence ATGTTTCGTTCCGACTCGACCGCACACGGCCACGTAGTTCGACGCTTTACGCCAGACGGCGGCGGCTCTTCGACCCCGCCCTTGCATGTACAACCGCGCAGGCTCAGCTATCTCGAGCGCACGACGAAACGTGCAATGGACATCGTTGGTGCATTGATTTTCTTTGCCGTTTTTGGTCCCTTGTACCTGCTTGTCGCGTTGGGCGTGCGGATCAGCATGGGACGTCCGGTGCACTTCTGGCAGAACCGCCTCGGAGAACGCGGCCAGAGGTTTCGCTTCTACAAGTTCCGCTCGATGGTCCACAACTCGGAGCATGTGCTGGACGAATTCCTGAGCCGCAACGACATGGCCCGCACAGAGTGGGACACCTTCCAGAAGCTGGAAAAGGATCCGCGCATCACGCCCATCGGCCAATTCATTCGCAAGCTCAGCCTCGACGAGTTGCCTCAGTTCTGGAACGTGCTCAAGGGCGATATGAGCATCGTCGGTCCGCGTCCCTGCATGGAGCGGCAGCGCAGCCTCTACGGCAAGGGTTGGGAGCACTATTGCGCAATGCGTCCCGGCATCACCGGACTGTGGCAGGTCAGCGGCCGCAATCGACTTTCGTATGCACGGCGCGTTGAGCTCGATGTGGAATACGTCAACAACTGGTCGCTCTGGCTCGACATCAAGATCCTGTTCAAGACGGTCCGCGCAGTGATCACCGGCGAGGGCTCGCGGTGA
- a CDS encoding mannose-1-phosphate guanylyltransferase/mannose-6-phosphate isomerase has translation MTVIRPVVLCGGSGTRLWPLSRQTLPKQFVPLIGGKNLLLLTLERLRLLNEEVTCVAAEEHRFLVQESIEAAHVCGKQLLEPVARNTAAAMAAVALLAAPDSLLLFAPADHHIPDADRFVKTIRKGVPAALAGYLVAFGVEPTFPSTAYGYIRQGDPLDTLGTDAGHAVAAFIEKPAAPKAEQLLLAGGHLWNAGILLVQAKVLIAALEQHAPDILEACRLATAAVEADGDFLRMDSAAFGRCRSQSIDYAVLEKCERVAVLPFQGRWSDVGSWNAVAELHTPDDHGNRVSGQGFAMGAHNTFVYAPDRPVVALGTKDLLVVDTPDALLVAHINSAEQVKDVVALLTTRGHSQATRHRRIPRPWGAYDSIDDGERFAVKRLTVKPGAQLALRMHHHRAEHWVVVKGTARVRCDDRTRLVKENESIYIPVGAMYKLENAGKTLLEVIEVQTGGYLGEDDIVRFDDVPLPAVDREKKLA, from the coding sequence GTGACAGTCATTCGGCCGGTCGTTCTTTGCGGCGGCAGCGGCACGCGACTGTGGCCGCTCTCGCGACAGACCTTGCCCAAGCAATTCGTGCCCTTGATCGGCGGCAAGAATCTCCTGTTGCTTACGCTCGAGCGTCTGCGGCTCCTCAATGAGGAAGTCACATGCGTCGCTGCAGAGGAGCACCGCTTTCTGGTTCAGGAAAGCATCGAGGCTGCCCACGTATGCGGCAAGCAACTGCTCGAACCGGTGGCTCGCAACACCGCTGCCGCAATGGCGGCGGTGGCGCTTCTCGCCGCCCCTGACAGCCTGCTGCTGTTTGCGCCTGCAGATCACCATATCCCGGACGCCGATCGCTTCGTCAAGACGATCCGAAAAGGCGTTCCCGCCGCACTCGCCGGCTACCTCGTGGCATTCGGCGTGGAGCCGACCTTCCCCAGCACCGCGTATGGCTATATCCGCCAGGGCGACCCGCTGGACACGCTGGGCACCGACGCAGGCCATGCCGTGGCCGCGTTCATCGAGAAGCCTGCGGCACCGAAGGCCGAGCAGCTGCTGCTGGCCGGTGGTCATCTCTGGAACGCCGGCATCCTGCTGGTGCAGGCCAAGGTATTGATCGCCGCGCTCGAGCAGCATGCGCCCGATATCCTCGAGGCCTGCCGGCTCGCAACGGCTGCCGTCGAAGCGGACGGCGATTTTCTGCGCATGGACAGTGCCGCGTTCGGACGCTGCCGCAGCCAGAGCATCGACTACGCAGTGCTCGAAAAGTGCGAACGGGTCGCTGTTCTTCCCTTCCAGGGCCGCTGGAGCGATGTCGGCAGCTGGAATGCCGTCGCCGAATTGCACACACCCGACGACCATGGCAATCGGGTCAGCGGCCAGGGCTTTGCCATGGGCGCGCACAACACCTTCGTCTACGCCCCCGACCGCCCTGTCGTGGCGCTGGGCACGAAGGACCTGCTCGTGGTGGACACGCCGGACGCTCTTCTGGTGGCGCACATCAATTCTGCCGAACAGGTCAAGGACGTGGTCGCGCTGCTCACTACGCGAGGTCACAGCCAGGCGACACGGCATCGTCGCATCCCCAGGCCATGGGGCGCCTACGACAGCATCGACGATGGTGAACGTTTCGCCGTCAAGCGCTTGACGGTGAAGCCCGGCGCGCAGCTCGCGCTGCGGATGCATCATCACCGGGCAGAGCATTGGGTTGTCGTCAAGGGCACGGCCAGGGTGAGGTGCGACGACAGGACGCGGCTTGTCAAGGAGAATGAATCCATTTACATCCCCGTGGGCGCCATGTACAAACTGGAAAATGCCGGCAAGACGCTCCTCGAGGTGATCGAAGTGCAGACGGGCGGCTACCTCGGCGAAGACGACATCGTGCGCTTCGACGACGTGCCCTTGCCGGCGGTCGATCGCGAAAAGAAACTGGCCTGA